A stretch of the Coprobacillus cateniformis genome encodes the following:
- a CDS encoding LysR family transcriptional regulator: MDIKQMIYFKTIVEEGTISKAAQVLHMAQPPLSTQLKQLEDELGVQLLKRGHRKVELTQAGKLFYKRSLQILTLSEMTLHEMKETQNEIIRIGITSSNSGLIEKIQDYLIRNKLLSFRIHEGTTYEMIDLLLAHNIDVGLVRTPFDQSHVFTKHYKSEPMVAVGHSSYLNENMQYIKDYQHSPLIIHQRYLSLITDYCLNQHFNPFIKMTSDDCRTSLTWASCGLGIAIIPQSALSLVDNKSLISVILHDEELYTDIVFITRKQDEIDQKTQDFIEQFFHS; this comes from the coding sequence ATGGATATCAAACAAATGATTTATTTTAAAACAATAGTTGAAGAAGGAACTATTTCAAAAGCTGCACAAGTATTACATATGGCTCAACCCCCTCTATCTACTCAATTAAAACAATTAGAAGATGAGCTAGGTGTTCAGTTATTAAAACGAGGACACCGTAAAGTTGAACTGACACAAGCTGGTAAACTCTTTTATAAGCGTAGTCTCCAAATATTGACTCTAAGCGAAATGACACTACATGAAATGAAAGAAACCCAAAACGAAATTATAAGAATTGGAATTACCTCGTCAAATTCAGGTCTTATTGAAAAGATTCAGGACTATCTTATCAGAAATAAATTATTATCATTTCGTATTCATGAAGGAACCACATATGAAATGATTGATCTTTTATTAGCTCATAATATTGATGTTGGTCTTGTCAGAACACCTTTTGATCAAAGTCATGTTTTTACAAAACATTATAAGAGTGAACCAATGGTTGCAGTTGGTCATTCTTCCTATCTCAATGAAAATATGCAATATATAAAAGACTATCAGCATTCTCCTCTTATCATTCATCAACGCTATTTAAGCTTAATAACTGATTACTGTCTCAATCAGCATTTTAATCCTTTTATCAAAATGACAAGTGATGATTGTCGAACATCTTTAACATGGGCTTCTTGTGGGCTAGGTATTGCTATTATTCCTCAAAGTGCCCTTTCACTAGTCGATAATAAGTCATTAATAAGCGTGATATTACATGATGAAGAACTGTATACAGATATTGTATTTATTACCAGAAAACAAGATGAAATCGATCAAAAAACACAAGATTTTATTGAACAGTTCTTCCATTCATAA
- a CDS encoding helix-turn-helix domain-containing protein, with product MIDYSPLWETMKKKNISQYQLLKQGIDNKTLNRLKNNKNITVLTLLKLCEILDCTPNDIIYTKNKVLSV from the coding sequence ATGATAGATTATAGCCCATTATGGGAAACAATGAAGAAGAAAAATATTTCACAATATCAGTTATTAAAACAAGGTATCGATAATAAAACTTTGAATAGACTAAAAAACAATAAAAACATTACTGTTCTTACACTTTTGAAATTGTGCGAAATTCTTGATTGTACTCCCAATGATATCATTTATACGAAAAATAAAGTTTTATCCGTTTAA